A window of Fusarium falciforme chromosome 1, complete sequence genomic DNA:
AGACGTTGTCGGAGGAATAGGCACGGCGTAGAGAACAGCAGCGATGGACACACAAACGTGTCCAATAGCGAGAATGAAAAAGGTCGGGATGCGGCTTAGCAGGTGAGCAGTTATGAAAGCAACGACGAAGCCGCTGACACCAGTGGGGATGAAGCGCAGCATGGTCTGCAAGGGCGAGAGGCCCTGGTAGTCCTGGAAGTAGTAGGTGGCATAGATGAGAAAGTTGTTGAAGCCACCAAAGAAGAGGCCCATGATGCACATGACGGAGGTGAAGCGCcagttgttgaagatggacaCCTTGACTAGGGGCGGGCGATCGGTCTTATTCTCGAGATAACGctgccagaagaagaaggcgacgaTAATGAGGACCGACACGACAATGAGCACAGGGATCCACGGAGCCGTCCATCCGACCACGTTGCCCTCGGTCAGGGCGAACATGAGAGCCAGGAGTCCGCAGGTGATGAGGGTAGCGCCGATCCAGTCGACGGCCGCCGTCTTAGCCCGGAGGTTGTCATGAGCCGGCCGGAGTCCGGGAGGAGGGGGCGGGATGAAGAGGACGCCGGCAACGGAGATGAGGccggccatgatggcgaggGCGCCAAAGACCCATTTCCAGCTCGCCCACTCGGCGATGAGGCCCGAGACGAGGTTGCCGCAGACGCTACCGAGGGGGGCTCCAGCGGCTGCAGAGTGTCAGTCTGTGCCTGTGTTCCAGTGAAGAATGAGACTCACCGTATGCGCTAAAGGCATAGTTCTTTGCCTTGCCAGGAGGAAACGTAGTACCTAGAATGCCAATAGCAGTCGGCACATTCGCAGCAGCGCCCTATCTCGTCAGTCCATGACTCTCTCTCAAGTTCATTGCAGCCAACTCACCAAGCCGTGCAGCCCCCGAAACAGGTCAAACGCGATCTCGGTCGGGATAAAGGCGTTGACGACGCAGCATATAGTAACCCAGAAGGATCCGAGGATAAAGATGAGGCGCTTGCCGTAAATGTCTGCGATGCGAccccagaggaggaggaagcatCCAAAGGTGAGGACGTACGAGGACACGATCCATTGTTGGCGCGTGTCGGGAACGTCGAGGGCCTTGCCGATCTgggggaggatgatgacgacgctcTGACTGGCGAGGGTCTGAAATATTGTTAATGATAGCTCAATGCCATTGTTTAAAGTACACTCACATTAAGAAAAGATGCTCCCGTCACCGTCGTGACAAGGGCGATGCATCGCGCCTTGGACAGAGTCAGCTCGTTCTTGGAGTCGATCGAGTCGTTGTCGTTCTCATCATCGTTGCCAATAGTGCTGGCGTCAACAATGTCGTTGAGATTGGCATTGTCATTGTCGCGGCCGAGACTCGTCCGAGTCTGTGGCGTTTTTTCATTGTTTTGCTCTTCCGAGACAACAGCATCATTCCTCTCCGTCGCAGAGCTGACCCCGATCTCGGCCTTCTCACCGTCGCGACCCGTCATGATGTTTTCAGTGTCGTCTACTCTTCAGCAACTCATCAAGTATCCAAGAACAGTCTCAACGAGTCAATTGAAGGACAAAAATCAACTTCTCTCTCTACGAGCGTCTCACTTCTCCCAACACGAACCGGTGAGAGACGTGGGTGGCAGGGCATCAGGTTAATATATGTCACaaaacaccaccacccaaCCCAGACAAGTGATTTCTTTGCCAAGAATGCCCCCAATCGCATGCATTCTTCCTTCTGCCTGTGGGGGCAAAGCAAGGTCGGAGGTCATTAGGCGAAAGGATGGCGAATCTTGCAGGCCTTTGATTTGATTTGGTTATTATTCCCGGGGGGAGGGTCAattcctccaccaccaagacGAGAGAGACTCGTGAGGCAcagcttctttctcttcccatTGACTGGCGTATCCTCGTAACTCCGAGAAGGCATCAACCTCAAAGAGCACTGCAGATGCATTGGCAACTCTATCCGGCTGGGGAAGCTGAGAGACTACTCCAACTTGGCGGTATGGAGATGATGATCCCCCCCCCCAACCCGCTTCAAAGACCCCTGGGGAACACAACAGCCGGGTTTTGCTTCCGAAGCCAGCCATCTCCAATGTTGGACAGACAAAGAGGTAGGGCTGATGGTCCCGTGACGTGTCTCTACCTATTCCGCTTTTATTCTTATCCCCCTCTAGGAGTCAGCTAGATCTGTTCGAGTCAGTCTCGGCAACCCATGTCGGCAGACAAAAGTCAATTATCACGATAAAACATGATCAACTCCCACTCTTGACGTCCCTTGACTCATCGTGGCTTTCAACTCTACTGCAGTAGCTCCCTACACCATCAACCACATCCTACCGGTTCGGGTTACACACCAACGCCCAAGATGACTTTGATTTCAAAGCATTGATCCTGTCTCCTCGGTTTTATACCACAACTCCGACTGgaacaacatcatcatcacgcGTCAATCACGAGAACCTAACCCAACACTTGCTTCCTTCTCCATCAAGTTTTCTGGTTTTCATTGACTTCATTGGATTCGAGCCCATAATCAGAGCGTCTCTCAATCTCAATCCCTTTGCTTCGCTTGGTTTCGCTTCCCTTCACGTCGCTTCGGGTTTCGTGTGTCTGGCGAATGTCCTATCCTGCCATTCCACCCATATCGTCACATCCCATTCATTCCAGCCCATTCatacccatccatcccttgCACGCCCACGCCCTTTTCCCTTCTCGCCTCCACTCCATTTCAAAAAGAATACAGACCGCAAAGGAACTATAACCCCCCCCGTCTCCCAATTAACAAATCCAGCCCTTGCCTTGCTTGTTGTTGCAACCCTCCCCCCGAAAACAACCAAATATCAAAAGAAGCGAGCAAGTAAAGCGTTGCGAGGGGGAGGACACTAAAAGACACGCGCAATCCCAGTTCgttcttgttgttgttgtttgatTCCGGTCCGGCAGAGCACCGTGAGAAAAAACAAATAAAGACCACGGCGGAAACGAACGCCCTGCCTTTCCCTTCCATTTGCCATATGCCACCTTGATCTTTTGAGGTGATTCtcgaaaaaaagaaaacaatCGTACACGTAGACACATCGAGGAGTGTTGAGAGAATATTCGCCTTGccctgccttgccttgctttaCCATGCCATGCCTTGCCCTACCCCGTGAGCCCCATGCATCATGTTGATTAtgcgtcatcgtcgtcgacctcTACGCCCGCTTCCTCCAATGCGTTCCTCAATAACTGGGCGTACTCCATATTCCTCTAGTGGTAGTTACCACCCCAGCCgcgctgctgttgctgctgctgctgttgctggccACCGCCGTAGTAGCCGCTGCCGAAGCCCTGGCCGTAAGATCCGTAGGGGCTGTTACCATGCTGCTGGCTGGCACCCGCGTTACCGCCCATACCGTACGCGTTGCTGCCGTGCAGGCCATGACCTTGGAGGTGGCTGGGGTATCCAGCACCGTAGCCGCCCATCTGCGAGTTCTGGGGCGGGGGGAGACCGGCCTGAGCCGCCGGGGCATTGGTGGCCGATCCGGGGCGGGCTCCGCCGAGCGATGGGGATGGGCCTGCAGCCGTCTTGGTCTCGCCAAATGGCTTCAGCTCATCAGTCGAGCCAGCGTTGCCAGGCTGTGTCTGGCTGTTGAACGACTGTCCCTGAGACTGGAACGAAGAGGCGCTGCGTCCAAAGCTGTCGTGGACACTACCAAATGCGCTTCCTCCGAGGCCGGGCTGGCTGCCAGCCTGACTGGTAGCAACACGGCCGTAGTCACCAAGACCAGAACCCAGGCCACTATCGCGGTGCAGAGAAGACTGGCCGAATCCAGCAGGGGACGACGTGTGGTCATAAGGCGCATTAGGCGACATGCCGTACGGCTGTCCATACATGCCACTCTTTCCATAGGGGCCGAATCCGCCCTGACCATATCCAGAGTAGTACTGGTGGTAATAAGGGCTGTTGTAATAGGGATGGTTGTAGCCGGGATACTGCTGGCCGTGTGACTGCGGCTGCGATCCCTGGGCAGGCTGCTGTTGAGcaggctgctgaggctgctgctgttgctgagccTGGGTCGTGGGGTTAGGGGTGCTGTTGCCGCTGTTCTGGGCATCGGCCGCACTTCCGCCAAATCGGGGCTGGTTGTGCAGCGCGCCGCTCTGAGGATACTGGCTGAGGTTATCCGCCTGTGATGCTCCGTATCCGGCAAAAGGTCGCTGTTGGGAGGCAGTGGCATCCTGCTGTCCCTGTCCTTGCTGGCCAAATTGCTGGTTGTAGTACGCGTAGGTAGCGTTGCGATCGGGTTGGTTGGCAGTGTAGTATGAGCCGTAGTCGCTGGGCGCAGAGCTGAAGGCGCCACCAGGCTGCTGGGGCTGAGAGGTCTGCGTGGGGAAGTTGTCGAatggaggctgagaagaaggggtGCTCTGCTGGTTGAAAGGATCCAGAGGCTTCTGAGGAGCTGCGGCGGCCTCTTGAGCACCGGCCTGACCGAAGCGACCGAACTGCTGAGCGTTAGAGGCGGGGGCCTGGCTAGGTACCTGGGCCTGAGCCGGAGCCTGAGCCTGCGAAGCGGGTGCTGAAGAGGCATTAGTATCGAGGCTGAGGGTCGAATCAGGGTCAGATAGCATACCAGTCGGGGCCGCAATCGGGGTGACAGTAGAAGCAGGCTTCTGAGCGAAAGCTTCGGGGACAGCAGCCTGAGTAGCAGGAGGAAGGGAGGTGCGAGGGTGAGCAACAGGGGAATCGGCAGGGGGTTGAGCCCGAGTCTCGGGCTCCTCTCGGTCGCCATCAATGTCTTCATCAGCATCGGCCAAGTTGAAAGCTCCAAATTGGACAGCGGCGCGGTCAACCTCACGGTTGCCGGGCATGCGCACAGCTTCCTCCTGGTCAAGCACACGtcgttggtggtgatgatgatggctaGGAGTACGGGTGGTTCGTTCAGCGGTAGCCTTGGCGGCAGTGGCGGCAAAACCGCTGGCATCAGGTCGAGGCGGAatatgctgctgctgagcagCCGAGAGAGGTGTAGCAGTAACACTGGCAGGGTTCTGTCGAGGGTCCCAAGAGTCAGCGGCGGTACTTGCTGCGGTACCAGTTGGAGGTGGCTTAGAGTCGTCAACAACCTGTTCAAGATTTGTTTCGGTGAGCTCGTCCTTGGAGGGGGGTAGAGCCACCTCGGGCTCTACGACATGAGGAACTTCGGAGGGGGGAACGATATCGGTAACGGGGGTGGTTTCGTCAGGTTCGGCAACAGCAGGGGCAGGTgcgggctcgggctcgggctcgggagcgacctcaggctcaggctcgggCTCGACAGGTTCGGGAACAGATTCAGGTTCAACAGGTTCGGGGGCGGGCTTAGGTGCAGGAGCTTCCTTTGGCTTGGGCGGGGCCTTAGGAACGGTCGACTGTCGCAACATGCTCGCCCATGTCTTGACcggaggagcagcaggcTTCGGGGCCTCGACATTCGCAGAGGGTGTGGGTTTCTCAGACAGaacttcct
This region includes:
- a CDS encoding MFS domain-containing protein yields the protein MTGRDGEKAEIGVSSATERNDAVVSEEQNNEKTPQTRTSLGRDNDNANLNDIVDASTIGNDDENDNDSIDSKNELTLSKARCIALVTTVTGASFLNTLASQSVVIILPQIGKALDVPDTRQQWIVSSYVLTFGCFLLLWGRIADIYGKRLIFILGSFWVTICCVVNAFIPTEIAFDLFRGLHGLGAAANVPTAIGILGTTFPPGKAKNYAFSAYAAGAPLGSVCGNLVSGLIAEWASWKWVFGALAIMAGLISVAGVLFIPPPPPGLRPAHDNLRAKTAAVDWIGATLITCGLLALMFALTEGNVVGWTAPWIPVLIVVSVLIIVAFFFWQRYLENKTDRPPLVKVSIFNNWRFTSVMCIMGLFFGGFNNFLIYATYYFQDYQGLSPLQTMLRFIPTGVSGFVVAFITAHLLSRIPTFFILAIGHVCVSIAAVLYAVPIPPTTSYFAWGMWAMILSVIGADTAWPCLTLFTSHSLPQEDQAIGGALINSSGMIGRAIALAIATAIQSSVMASDRGVDVKNVGPVEAWDAPSLKGLRAGGWTNFAILIMALGLVVFTFRGMEIIGKVPARRERTEGVMNEETVDVERRGQP
- a CDS encoding CUE domain-containing protein, which translates into the protein MSEVTSRTSASRGRGSGRGGRGGFAGRGGRRPNGDKADHKADDSLAAFEDEGDFGELRKQYGDKTSVIREMFPDWSEADVLFALQETNGDENEAVTRIAEGTISQWGEVSKPKKASRAKAKEQAPAPSNDATSTGPRAARGGRAVSEGRGRGRATDRGGRSTRGRSAHAAPTNGARTKENQQLSIPTEESSAWGSNEPKGDVPEEKEVLSEKPTPSANVEAPKPAAPPVKTWASMLRQSTVPKAPPKPKEAPAPKPAPEPVEPESVPEPVEPEPEPEVAPEPEPEPAPAPAVAEPDETTPVTDIVPPSEVPHVVEPEVALPPSKDELTETNLEQVVDDSKPPPTGTAASTAADSWDPRQNPASVTATPLSAAQQQHIPPRPDASGFAATAAKATAERTTRTPSHHHHHQRRVLDQEEAVRMPGNREVDRAAVQFGAFNLADADEDIDGDREEPETRAQPPADSPVAHPRTSLPPATQAAVPEAFAQKPASTVTPIAAPTGMLSDPDSTLSLDTNASSAPASQAQAPAQAQVPSQAPASNAQQFGRFGQAGAQEAAAAPQKPLDPFNQQSTPSSQPPFDNFPTQTSQPQQPGGAFSSAPSDYGSYYTANQPDRNATYAYYNQQFGQQGQGQQDATASQQRPFAGYGASQADNLSQYPQSGALHNQPRFGGSAADAQNSGNSTPNPTTQAQQQQQPQQPAQQQPAQGSQPQSHGQQYPGYNHPYYNSPYYHQYYSGYGQGGFGPYGKSGMYGQPYGMSPNAPYDHTSSPAGFGQSSLHRDSGLGSGLGDYGRVATSQAGSQPGLGGSAFGSVHDSFGRSASSFQSQGQSFNSQTQPGNAGSTDELKPFGETKTAAGPSPSLGGARPGSATNAPAAQAGLPPPQNSQMGGYGAGYPSHLQGHGLHGSNAYGMGGNAGASQQHGNSPYGSYGQGFGSGYYGGGQQQQQQQQQRGWGGNYH